The Podospora pseudocomata strain CBS 415.72m chromosome 3, whole genome shotgun sequence genome window below encodes:
- a CDS encoding hypothetical protein (COG:Q; EggNog:ENOG503P14Z) encodes MEASLLKSTWPTMAGAVLLSLVGYFLLRAIYNLYFHPLKDIPGPKSWSATRLPYIWALLRGTFVHDIQKLHRKYGPVLRIAPNELTFTHPSAWNDILQSHHGRPPFPKDPTWWTTQRVHTEGLLTALNHETHARMRKALTPGFTTRALRSQEPIIQRYVNLLVERLSEMIDSPSSGEKDNKGVAKAEVDISPWFNFVTFDIFGDLAFGESFHCLENSKYHPWVAILFHTPAMATKVAAARFYPWLESALFKLIPPSLRKMQRDHWGQVVERVARRMNYEVEREDIMSPILRGNTKNEMSLDDINGSFMALVIAGSETTATALTGMMNYLVQNPQYLKKVTDEVRGLGDDGREITLDSLRELKWLNAVLTEALRLCTPIPWILPRRVPDAGGVVAGVTLPGQTLVSIQAYAMQRDPNYWRSADEFLPERWLPDASKPESEFYTDKREAFQPFSMGPRICLGIHLAWAEMRLITTKLLRAFDFEAVEGKRLEWESLKTFMLVERKPVVVRMRHASH; translated from the coding sequence ATGGAAGCTTCGTTACTCAAATCCACCTGGCCAACCATGGCTGGCGCCGTCCTCCTTTCCTTGGTTGGTTACTTCCTCCTTCGCGCCATCTACAACCTCtacttccaccccctcaaagACATCCCCGGTCCCAAATCATGGTCCGCCACTCGCCTGCCCTACATCTGGGCTCTCCTTCGCGGGACCTTCGTCCATGATATCCAGAAGCTCCACCGCAAATACGGCCCAGTCTTGAGAATCGCACCCAATGAGTTGACATTTACGCACCCATCTGCCTGGAATGACATACTGCAATCCCATCACGGAAGGCCGCCGTTTCCCAAAGATCCGACTTGGTGGACTACGCAGCGTGTCCACACCGAGGGCTTGCTCACAGCTCTCAACCACGAGACACACGCCCGCATGAGAAAGGCCTTGACCCCGGGCTTCACCACCCGCGCTTTGCGGTCTCAGGAACCAATCATCCAACGCTACGTCAACTTGCTTGTCGAGCGTCTTTCCGAAATGATCGACTCCCCATCCTCAGGCGAAAAAGATAACAAAGGTGTGGCCAAGGCGGAGGTAGATATCAGCCCCTGGTTCAACTTTGTGACCTTTGACATCTTTGGCGATCTTGCTTTTGGTGAGAGCTTCCACTGCCTGGAGAACAGCAAATATCACCCCTGGGTGGCCATTCTCTTCCACACGCCCGCAATGGCAACCAAGGTTGCTGCGGCGAGGTTCTACCCCTGGCTGGAGTCTGCTTTGTTCAAGCTCATACCTCCATCGCTCAGGAAGATGCAACGGGATCActgggggcaggtggtggagagggtggccAGGAGGATGAATTatgaggtggagagggaggatatTATGAGTCCCATTCTGCGAGGAAACACCAAGAACGAGATGTCGCTAGATGATATCAACGGGTCGTTTATGGCGCTTGTGATTGCTGGCAGCGAGACTACTGCGACGGCGTTGACGGGTATGATGAATTATCTGGTCCAGAACCCGCAGTATTTGAAGAAAGTAACGGACGAAGTCAGAGGGCTCGGCGAcgatgggagggagatcaCGCTGGACTCGCTACGGGAGCTGAAGTGGCTGAATGCAGTGCTGACCGAGGCGTTGAGGTTGTGCACGCCTATACCTTGGATCTTGCCGAGACGGGTGCCAGATgcgggtggggtggtggcgggagtGACACTGCCGGGTCAGACGTTGGTGTCGATCCAGGCGTATGCTATGCAACGGGATCCCAATTACTGGCGCAGTGCTGATGAGTTCTTGCCCGAGAGATGGTTACCTGATGCCTCCAAGCCAGAGTCGGAATTCTATACAGACAAGAGAGAGGCATTCCAACCGTTCAGCATGGGACCGAGAATCTGTCTCGGGATTCACCTGGCTTGGGCCGAGATGCGGTTGATCACAACCAAGCTGCTGAGGGCGTTTGATTTTGAAGCGGTCGAGGGGAAAAGGCTCGAGTGGGAGAGCCTAAAGACTTTCATGTTGGTTGAGAGGAAGCCCGTGGTTGTGAGGATGCGACATGCCTCtcattga
- the FBP26 gene encoding Fructose-2,6-bisphosphatase (EggNog:ENOG503NTVY; COG:G), translating into MAPRTNGVGIRPEETRICVVMVGLPARGKSYIAQKAQRYLKWLSIPAATFNVGNYRRNDAPHPSADFFDTNNAEGERKRRAAAEAAVADMMKWFKSGGVVGILDATNSTKERRKWVLDRINQEGVDVIFVESKCDEEELIMANIRDVKTTSPDYQGQDPEQAALDFRNRIRNYEKVYKTINADGDEDHLTYLKIMNVGRQVIINRIQDYLQSRIVYYLMNLHIRPRSVWLSRHGESMLNLEGRIGGDADLSHRGEEYALKLPELVLESSDRPLTVWTSTLKRTIATARHLPKHYNQLQWKALDELDAGVCDGMTYQEIADMYPEDFQARDEDKYNYRYRGGESYRDVVIRLEPIIMELERSEDILIISHQAVIRCIYAYFMQKTQEESPWVPVPLHTLMKLTPRAYGTEVQIYKAEVKAVSTWRGKGSTAKHEDPKPEGGV; encoded by the exons aTGGCTCCAAGGACTAACGGCGTCGGGATTCGGCCCGAGGAAACCCGCATCtgcgtggtgatggttgggcTTCCAGCTCGCGGGAAAAGTTATATTGCCCAAAAAG CTCAGCGATACCTCAAGTGGCTCTCGATCCCCGCGGCGACCTTCAATGTGGGCAACTACCGGCGCAACGACGccccccatccctcagcTGACTTCTTCGACACCAATAATGCCGAGGGCGAGCGCAAGCGACGGGCTGCGGCCGAGGCTGCCGTGGCAGACATGATGAAGTGGTTCAAGAGCGGTGGAGTGGTTGGTATTCTTGATGCGACAAACAGCACCAAGGAGCGCCGGAAATGGGTGCTCGACCGAATCAACCAAGAAGGTGTCGACGTCATTTTTGTCGAGTCCAAATGTGACGAAGAGGAGCTCATCATGGCCAACATTCGGGATGTCAAGACTACTAGTCCGGACTACCAGGGCCAGGACCCAGAGCAAGCCGCGCTCGACTTCCGAAACCGCATCCGCAACTACGAAAAGGTGTACAAAACCATCAACGCCGACGGGGACGAGGATCATCTGACCTACCTCAAGATCATGAACGTGGGACGACaggtcatcatcaaccgcaTCCAGGATTACCTTCAAAGTCGTATAGTGTATTATCTTATGAACCTTCACATCCGGCCCAGATCAGTCTGGCTCTCTCGG CACGGCGAGTCCATGCTCAACCTGGAGGGCCGcatcggtggtgatgccgatTTGTCTCACCGCGGTGAAGAATATGCGCTCAAGCTCCCCGAGCTGGTTCTCGAATCT AGCGACCGGCCGTTGACGGTCTGGACGTCGACCCTGAAACGCACCATTGCGACGGCCCGTCACTTGCCAAAACACTACAACCAATTACAATGGAAGGCGCTCGACGAGCTGGACGCTGGTGTCTGCGACGGCATGACGTACCAGGAGATCGCCGACATGTACCCTGAAGATTTCCAGGCTCGCGACGAAGACAAGTACAACTACCGCTACCGCGGCGGTGAGAGCTACCGGGATGTGGTGATCCGCCTCgagcccatcatcatggaacTGGAGCGCAGCGAGGACATTCTCATCATTTCTCACCAAGCCGTCATTCGTTGCATCTATGCCTACTTTATGCAAAAGACACAAGAAGAAAGCCCCTGGGTACCAGTACCGCTTCACACGCTCATGAAGCTGACGCCGCGAGCCTACGGCACCGAGGTACAAATCTACAAGGCTGAAGTCAAGGCCGTCAGCACGTGGCGTGGCAAGGGCAGCACCGCTAAGCACGAGGATCCCAAGCCGGAGGGTGGCGTATGA
- a CDS encoding hypothetical protein (COG:O; MEROPS:MER0090759; EggNog:ENOG503P2G1) gives MMISAWWWALACYISAVEGRVTSHLYRQLNSNAPPGITYTLPKGSNALISVKSTTSSSKPYIQKLEPIRSGSLTNKRSVAALLGTHQRSVGGVGYSNVTTTNAYGTQYATESFWDGIKVKLLLDTGSSDTWAVAKSFQCIDYAGGFIPQDACSFGPSAVEKFQYGRTEPVSHMFIQYGDGETVSGPMGFSDISVGNLTVNRQQVCLANSTYWLGNNVTSGLLGMAFPSLTNAYLGDGDDHEMGSAIQYSPFFTSLVEQGKIDPIFSLTIDRNSSSGILALGGIAPATGLDFTREVSMDMIITNLIGVPAASYSYSFYTIIPDGWYYDHTTSTKKIPYIVDSGTTLCYLPPNLAEAINSAYSPPAVYMWMYGAYFTDCNAVSPLVAVILNGIKYWINPQDMIYRNMVDPISGLCMTGIASGGAGPYILGDVFMQNALSIFDIGQAKMRFIPRDKY, from the exons ATGATGATCtctgcttggtggtgggctcTTGCCTGCTACATCTCTGCCGTAGAAGGCCGGGTAACCAGTCATCTTTACCGGCAGCTCAACAGCAATGCTCCCCCGGGCATCACATACACGCTGCCCAAAGGCTCCAATGCTCTGATTTCTGTCAAGAGCACCACCtcttcatcaaagccatACATCCAGAAGCTTGAGCCAATCCGGAGCGGTTCTCTCACTAACAAACGATCTGTGGCCGCCCTCTTGGGCACCCATCAACGCAGTgtcggaggtgttggctACAGCAATGTTACGACAACAAATGCTTATGGAACACAATACGCCACTGAATCCTTTTGGGATGGTATCAAggtcaagctcctcctcgacactGGCAGCTCCGACACATGGGCCGTGGCCAAAAGCTTTCAATGCATCGACTATGCCGGTGGGTTTATTCCCCAGGATGCTTGCAGCTTCGGACCTTCTGCTGTCGAAAAGTTCCAGTATGGTCGGACTGAGCCTGTCTCCCACATGTTCATCCAATACGGTGACGGCGAGACTGTGTCAGGGCCCATGGGATTCTCGGATATCAGTGTCGGCAACCTCACTGTTAACAGGCAGCAGGTTTGTTTGGCAAATAGCACATACTGGCTCGGCAACAATGTCACCAGTGGGCTGCTGGGTATGGCGTTTCCTTCCTTGACCAATGCCTACCTCGGTGATGGCGACGATCACGAGATGGGGAGTGCCATTCAATACTCGCCGTTCTTTACTTCGTTGGTAGAACAGGGAAAGATTGATCCCATTTTCAGTCTCACGATCGACCGCAACTCTTCGTCCGGGATTCTGGCTCTGGGGGGTATCGCGCCTGCCACTGGGCTGGATTTCACCAGGGAGGTGTCTATGGACATGATCATT ACAAACCTTATCGGAGTTCCGGCAGCATCCTACTCGTATTCCTTCTACACAATCATTCCTGACGGCTGGTACTATgaccacaccaccagcaccaagaaGATCCCGTACATTGTTGACAGTGGGACCACATTGTGCTATCTCCCTCCCA ATCTTGCCGAAGCCATCAATTCCGCCTACTCCCCTCCGGCCGTCTACATGTGGATGTACGGTGCTTATTTCACCGACTGCAACGCAGTTTCGCCCCTCGTCGCCGTCATTCTCAACGGCATCAAGTACTGGATCAATCCGCAGGATATGATTTATCGGAACATGGTTGACCCCATCTCTGGCCTGTGCATGACGGGAATCGCCAGTGGTGGTGCCGGGCCATATATTCTGGGTGATGTGTTTATGCAGAACGCCCTCTCCATTTTTGATATTGGACAGGCAAAAATGAGGTTTATCCCGAGAGATAAGTACTGA
- a CDS encoding hypothetical protein (EggNog:ENOG503NZDZ; COG:A), with protein sequence MANPTADLSSILQLLQDSQRPANATPPVAQPGQPGPPPSLPQAPYGATPAHNPYPPQVAPPAYQPPPPAAYSYPQPTSSGNIDLSSIRPDSTGALSFQEAIERAKASATQAGLTPYDRHNAGYPGDRGSDSRGYQQRSRSRSPRGREGFRDSNPYRDERRDYGAPSRDYGRDRSFSPRRQGFSPRGHHGGGGRDRDRSPLRGSGDNVETMQVEKSLVGLIIGRQGENLRRVESESRCRVQFINAENEAEPYRVCRITGARAQREEAKAMINRIIADSGMRSGPPGGGGGGHLGGDRGGRDAPRPDRNAPPIPKEGEDTLVIMVPDRTVGLIIGRGGETIRDLQERSGCHINIVSENKSVNGLRPVNLIGTPAATKSAKELILEIVDSDSRNTATGGNARAPRNDGGYGGGGQDKINDSIYVPSDAVGMIIGKGGETIREMQNTTGCKINVSQSSGSGETEREIGLVGSRDSIERAKVAIREKVEAAQNKSGGGGRGGHRDGGGARGHHRDYDNPNYGHASNQQNAPQSMPASSAAPAAGAGGEADPYAAYGGYDAYVALWWQSQYGAQLGGQTGASQPPGAGSS encoded by the exons ATGGCTAATCCCACCGCTGACCTCAGCTCCATCCTTCAGCTGCTCCAGG ATTCCCAGAGACCTGCCAATGCGACTCCTCCTGTCGCCCAGCCTGGCCAGCCtggccctcctccctctcttccccaGGCGCCTTATGGTGCTACTCCGGCGCATAACCCATATCCCCCTCAAGTCGCTCCGCCTGCTTACCAGCCCCCACCTCCTGCGGCCTACTCTTACCCTCAGCCTACTTCGAGCGGCAACATCGATTTGAGCTCAATCAGACCCGACTCTACAGGGGCTCTATCGTTCCAGGAGGCCATCGAGCGAGCTAAAGCTTCTGCCACCCAGGCTGGCCTGACCCCTTATGACCGACACAATGCTGGGTATCCCGGTGATCGAGGTTCCGACTCTCGCGGATACCAACAGAGATCCCGGTCCAGAAGTCCCCGAGGCCGTGAAGGCTTTCGTGACAGCAACCCTTACCGAGACGAGCGCCGGGACTACGGCGCCCCGAGTCGCGACTATGGGCGCGATCGCTCCTTTTCCCCCCGCCGTCAGGGTTTCTCCCCCCGTGGTCaccatggtggtggcggtcgCGACAGAGATCGGTCTCCCCTTCGAGGCAGCGGAGACAATGTCGAAACGATGCAAGTGGAGAAGAGCTTGGTAGGGCTCATTATTGGCCGCCAGGGCGAGAACCTTCGACGTGTCGAGAGTGAGAGCCGTTGCCGCGTCCAGTTCATCAACGCCGAGAACGAGGCCGAGCCGTATCGCGTATGCAGAATCACTGGCGCCCGCGCCCAACGCGAAGAGGCCAAAGCCATGATCAATCGCATCATTGCGGACAGCGGCATGCGCAGCGGACCCcctggtggcggcggtggtggccatCTTGGCGGAGACAGAGGTGGCCGTGATGCTCCCCGTCCCGATCGCAACGCTCCCCCCATCCCGAAAGAAGGTGAAGATACGCTTGTGATTATGGTCCCTGATAGAACCGTGGGCCTTATTATCGGTCGTGGCGGTGAGACGATTCGTGATCTTCAGGAACGCAGTGGCTGCCACATCAACATCGTCTCGGAGAACAAGAGTGTGAACGGACTTCGTCCCGTCAACCTCATCGGCACTCCAGCTGCCACCAAGAGTGCCAAGGAGCTCATCCTAGAAATTGTGGACAGTGACAGCCGCAATACGGCCACTGGCGGTAACGCGCGCGCTCCTCGGAACGACGGTGGctatggcggcggtggccaAGACAAAATCAATGATTCCATCTATGTGCCCTCGGATGCCGTTGGTATGATCATTGGCAAAGGCGGCGAGACCATCCGGGAGATGCAGAACACCACGGGCTGCAAGATCAATGTATCCCAGTCCTCTGGAAGTGGCGAGACGGAACGCGAGATTGGGTTAGTCGGCAGCCGCGATAGCATCGAGCGTGCCAAGGTTGCCATCCGTGAGAAGGTTGAAGCTGCT CAGAACAAGTccggtggaggtggtcgtggtggtcatcgtgacggtggtggcgccCGTGGTCATCACCGTGACTATGACAACCCGAACTATGGCCACGCATCTAACCAACAGAACGCTCCCCAGTCCATGCCCGCTAGCAGTGCAGCTCCTGCTGCCGGCGCGGGAGGCGAAGCTGATCCCTATGCTGCTT ATGGCGGTTATGATGCTTATGTCGCGCTCTGGTGGCAGTCCCAATATGGTGCTCAACTCGGTGGCCAGACCGGGGCCTCCCAGCCTCCTGGCGCCGGTTCCTCCTGA